The Blastopirellula sediminis sequence CGCCATTCAGGCCATGGCTCGAATGAAGTGCGCCGAGGCACGATCCAACCGAGTCGGTATTCTGTCCCGACGTTCCCATCCGATCGGTCCGGTTAGCGGCAGCCCAGACGGCGCCTCCCAGGATGTTCTTGGTGCGGGGATGAGCGAGCGTCTTTTCGCCGACCATCAACGTATTGCTGGTTCCGTCATGAACGTCGGCCAACGTCTTGAAGCTGTTGCGGAAGAAGGCGCCGCCGCGGTCGAGCGTCGTCGTGTTGGTGTAGGCGTAACCGGCGACGGCCGCGTAGTTGGAAGTGGCCAGCTTTTCGCCGCTGAAGAGATAGTGCGAGTTGAGCGTTTCGTCGACCGAGCTGGGGCAACGATAGGCGGTTAACGGTTGTTGCAGCAGCGCCAAGTTGGAGGTAAGCGCCTGGCTGACCGTTTGCGGGCCCGGCGAAAGTTGATCGTGGAGCGCTCGTTGTTCTACGAAGGGAAGGATGAGAACGGACCAACTCCAGCCGTAGCCGTCGACTCCGCCGCTGTCGTTGGCGACGTCGATATAGCCCGACGGTAATACGCGGTGGGTGTCGTGATAGTTGTGGATCGCCAGGCCGACTTGCTTCAGGTTGTTGATGCATTGCATCCGGCGGGCCGATTCGCGGGCTTGTTGCACCGCCGGCAATAGGAGGGCGATCAGAACCCCGATGATCGCGATCACGACCAGGAGTTCCACAAGGGTAAAGGCTCGTCGCCGAGTCATGGACAATTCCTTAGAAGAGGATCGAAGGATGGAGTGATGACTTCAAATTACCACCACCGTTTCGGCCATGAGTCCGAAAAATGGTATTGCGATGTGCGCAAATGGACATGCGGCGTAGGGGAAGAAGGTCGCCGGCAATTGGCAAAAGAAGGCCGATTGCTAGAGGTTAGACTGCATCGACGGGCGGCAGATGGCCGTAAGATAAGCACGCCGAGCGAATCGAACGCCGGTTCGCCGGACAAACGTGGGGATGCGTTCGGCCAAAATGACGAGTGTCGAAAGAGGCACCACCCTCGGTCGTCATCGGATTACAAACGCCAAACGCATTCCCCCGCTTG is a genomic window containing:
- a CDS encoding DUF1559 domain-containing protein produces the protein MTRRRAFTLVELLVVIAIIGVLIALLLPAVQQARESARRMQCINNLKQVGLAIHNYHDTHRVLPSGYIDVANDSGGVDGYGWSWSVLILPFVEQRALHDQLSPGPQTVSQALTSNLALLQQPLTAYRCPSSVDETLNSHYLFSGEKLATSNYAAVAGYAYTNTTTLDRGGAFFRNSFKTLADVHDGTSNTLMVGEKTLAHPRTKNILGGAVWAAANRTDRMGTSGQNTDSVGSCLGALHSSHGLNGDPQAAGLDLAFAPMVYASQHPGGVQFVLFDGSARFLSENLDQTTLLPNLARIDDRNPVGEF